In the genome of Oceanivirga salmonicida, one region contains:
- a CDS encoding ATP-binding cassette domain-containing protein encodes MIKVIVFLFCSTISFVFSNIILEVLGSNAAGKSTFLNLLSGEIIADSGKIELEDADISNIKAHKRAKFISKVHQDPS; translated from the coding sequence ATCATAAAAGTTATAGTATTTTTATTTTGTTCTACTATTTCTTTTGTTTTTTCTAATATTATATTAGAAGTTTTAGGATCTAATGCAGCAGGTAAGTCAACTTTTTTAAATTTATTAAGTGGAGAAATAATAGCAGATAGCGGTAAGATAGAGTTAGAAGATGCCGATATAAGCAATATAAAGGCTCATAAGAGAGCAAAATTCATATCTAAGGTACATCAAGACCCTTC